A region from the Drosophila bipectinata strain 14024-0381.07 chromosome 3R, DbipHiC1v2, whole genome shotgun sequence genome encodes:
- the LOC108122158 gene encoding probable H/ACA ribonucleoprotein complex subunit 1-like protein isoform X6 — MDGPQVSSPPVGGPRGGGGGYRGRGGGAPMRGGFDRGRGRGRGGHFMGMRGGGGMGGGPPMGGGMMSGPPRGMRGPRGGPGYQGRGGGGYQPRGGGPMGMRGGRPPMYQQPPKQHTGAENNKTVSPVPASTVSADQPGEPAASEEVTDGQTPASSVPPSGGSASSNGGGPPPYMGRGRGRGGPFSGRGRGGGYNPHMNGSGGGSMYGGPHGHHSNSMGGGPGGDHGSMPRRGAPRGRGGYNQALKRGAPGGPGPKRGRYEGGPYSQRPMTPKYHSSQQHMGGGGGGGSMAPPSSYGSPPSHHAPAQSHHGYQAHDQTQQVDPYAQSGYSSQTAQQGYNGYGQSSGSSYTSHTSTTAPASGSYGAHQGTEYDQSQYQSYNSTGYTAQQDTRYQYGQDYSQQYGSTAVDYNATGQADYSQQASAGYDERSYAGYDSQAYSQNYSGTAGYY, encoded by the exons ATGGATGGACCACAAGTGTCTTCCCCTCCGGTCGGTGGGCCAcgtggtggtggcggtggataCCGCGGACGCGGTGGTGGAGCCCCGATGCGGGGAGGATTCGATCGAGGCCGTGGACGCGGACGTGGTGGCCACTTTATGGGCATGCGAGGGGGCGGTGGAATGGGTGGCGGACCACCCATGGGTGGTGGTATGATGTCTGGGCCGCCACGCGGAATGCGCGGTCCTCGCGGTGGCCCTGGGTACCAGGGCCGCGGGGGTGGTGGCTACCAGCCGCGTGGTGGTGGTCCGATGGGAATGAGGGGTGGACGTCCACCCATGTACCAGCAAC CTCCCAAACAACACACAGGTGCTGAAAACAACAAGACTGTGTCCCCAGTGCCCGCTTCCACAGTTAGTGCGGATCAACCAGGAGAGCCGGCCGCCAGTGAAGAAGTCACCGATGGACAAACCCCGGCATCCAGTGTTCCGCCCTCCGGTGGATCTGCTTCCAGCAATGGTGGTGGACCTCCACCCTACATGGGTCGCGGGCGCGGACGCGGTGGACCCTTCAGTGGACGCGGACGTGGTGGCGGCTACAACCCGCACATGaacggcagcggcggcggcagcatgTACGGAGGTCCTCACGGACACCATAGCAACTCGATGGGCGGAGGTCCGGGCGGAGATCACGGATCAATGCCTCGACGCGGAGCCCCACGCGGTAGGGGCGGTTACAATCAAG CTCTCAAACGCGGCGCACCCGGTGGTCCTGGACCCAAACGTGGACGCTACGAGGGCGGTCCTTACAGCCAGAGACCCATGACGCCCAAGTATCACAGTTCCCAGCAGCATatgggcggcggcggtggtggcggaAGCATGGCACCCCCATCCTCTTACGGATCACCCCCGAGCCATCATGCTCCTGCTCAGAG CCACCATGGATACCAGGCACACGACCAGACCCAGCAGGTGGATCCATACGCCCAGAGCGGCTACAGTTCCCAGACAGCCCAGCAGGGCTACAACGGCTACGGCCAGAGTAGCGGCAGCAGCTACACTAGCCACACTTCGACTACTGCGCCAGCTAGCGGCAGCTATGGGGCTCATCAAGGCACAGAGTACGATCAAAGCCAGTACCAGAGCTACAA CTCCACAGGCTACACTGCGCAACAAGACACGCGCTACCAGTACGGTCAGGACTATAGCCAGCAATACGGCTCGACTGCCGTTGACTATAACGCCACAGGTCAGGCTGACTACAGTCAGCAAGCGAGCGCAGGCTACGATGAACGCTCCTATGCGGGCTATG ATTCGCAAGCCTATTCTCAGAACTATTCGGGTACAGCTGGTTACTACTAA
- the LOC108122158 gene encoding uncharacterized protein isoform X5, with the protein MDGPQVSSPPVGGPRGGGGGYRGRGGGAPMRGGFDRGRGRGRGGHFMGMRGGGGMGGGPPMGGGMMSGPPRGMRGPRGGPGYQGRGGGGYQPRGGGPMGMRGGRPPMYQQPPKQHTGAENNKTVSPVPASTVSADQPGEPAASEEVTDGQTPASSVPPSGGSASSNGGGPPPYMGRGRGRGGPFSGRGRGGGYNPHMNGSGGGSMYGGPHGHHSNSMGGGPGGDHGSMPRRGAPRGRGGYNQALKRGAPGGPGPKRGRYEGGPYSQRPMTPKYHSSQQHMGGGGGGGSMAPPSSYGSPPSHHAPAQSHHGYQAHDQTQQVDPYAQSGYSSQTAQQGYNGYGQSSGSSYTSHTSTTAPASGSYGAHQGTEYDQSQYQSYNSSTGYTAQQDTRYQYGQDYSQQYGSTAVDYNATGQADYSQQASAGYDERSYAGYDSQAYSQNYSGTAGYY; encoded by the exons ATGGATGGACCACAAGTGTCTTCCCCTCCGGTCGGTGGGCCAcgtggtggtggcggtggataCCGCGGACGCGGTGGTGGAGCCCCGATGCGGGGAGGATTCGATCGAGGCCGTGGACGCGGACGTGGTGGCCACTTTATGGGCATGCGAGGGGGCGGTGGAATGGGTGGCGGACCACCCATGGGTGGTGGTATGATGTCTGGGCCGCCACGCGGAATGCGCGGTCCTCGCGGTGGCCCTGGGTACCAGGGCCGCGGGGGTGGTGGCTACCAGCCGCGTGGTGGTGGTCCGATGGGAATGAGGGGTGGACGTCCACCCATGTACCAGCAAC CTCCCAAACAACACACAGGTGCTGAAAACAACAAGACTGTGTCCCCAGTGCCCGCTTCCACAGTTAGTGCGGATCAACCAGGAGAGCCGGCCGCCAGTGAAGAAGTCACCGATGGACAAACCCCGGCATCCAGTGTTCCGCCCTCCGGTGGATCTGCTTCCAGCAATGGTGGTGGACCTCCACCCTACATGGGTCGCGGGCGCGGACGCGGTGGACCCTTCAGTGGACGCGGACGTGGTGGCGGCTACAACCCGCACATGaacggcagcggcggcggcagcatgTACGGAGGTCCTCACGGACACCATAGCAACTCGATGGGCGGAGGTCCGGGCGGAGATCACGGATCAATGCCTCGACGCGGAGCCCCACGCGGTAGGGGCGGTTACAATCAAG CTCTCAAACGCGGCGCACCCGGTGGTCCTGGACCCAAACGTGGACGCTACGAGGGCGGTCCTTACAGCCAGAGACCCATGACGCCCAAGTATCACAGTTCCCAGCAGCATatgggcggcggcggtggtggcggaAGCATGGCACCCCCATCCTCTTACGGATCACCCCCGAGCCATCATGCTCCTGCTCAGAG CCACCATGGATACCAGGCACACGACCAGACCCAGCAGGTGGATCCATACGCCCAGAGCGGCTACAGTTCCCAGACAGCCCAGCAGGGCTACAACGGCTACGGCCAGAGTAGCGGCAGCAGCTACACTAGCCACACTTCGACTACTGCGCCAGCTAGCGGCAGCTATGGGGCTCATCAAGGCACAGAGTACGATCAAAGCCAGTACCAGAGCTACAA CAGCTCCACAGGCTACACTGCGCAACAAGACACGCGCTACCAGTACGGTCAGGACTATAGCCAGCAATACGGCTCGACTGCCGTTGACTATAACGCCACAGGTCAGGCTGACTACAGTCAGCAAGCGAGCGCAGGCTACGATGAACGCTCCTATGCGGGCTATG ATTCGCAAGCCTATTCTCAGAACTATTCGGGTACAGCTGGTTACTACTAA
- the LOC108122158 gene encoding probable H/ACA ribonucleoprotein complex subunit 1-like protein isoform X7 — protein MDGPQVSSPPVGGPRGGGGGYRGRGGGAPMRGGFDRGRGRGRGGHFMGMRGGGGMGGGPPMGGGMMSGPPRGMRGPRGGPGYQGRGGGGYQPRGGGPMGMRGGRPPMYQQRAENNKTVSPVPASTVSADQPGEPAASEEVTDGQTPASSVPPSGGSASSNGGGPPPYMGRGRGRGGPFSGRGRGGGYNPHMNGSGGGSMYGGPHGHHSNSMGGGPGGDHGSMPRRGAPRGRGGYNQALKRGAPGGPGPKRGRYEGGPYSQRPMTPKYHSSQQHMGGGGGGGSMAPPSSYGSPPSHHAPAQSHHGYQAHDQTQQVDPYAQSGYSSQTAQQGYNGYGQSSGSSYTSHTSTTAPASGSYGAHQGTEYDQSQYQSYNSTGYTAQQDTRYQYGQDYSQQYGSTAVDYNATGQADYSQQASAGYDERSYAGYDSQAYSQNYSGTAGYY, from the exons ATGGATGGACCACAAGTGTCTTCCCCTCCGGTCGGTGGGCCAcgtggtggtggcggtggataCCGCGGACGCGGTGGTGGAGCCCCGATGCGGGGAGGATTCGATCGAGGCCGTGGACGCGGACGTGGTGGCCACTTTATGGGCATGCGAGGGGGCGGTGGAATGGGTGGCGGACCACCCATGGGTGGTGGTATGATGTCTGGGCCGCCACGCGGAATGCGCGGTCCTCGCGGTGGCCCTGGGTACCAGGGCCGCGGGGGTGGTGGCTACCAGCCGCGTGGTGGTGGTCCGATGGGAATGAGGGGTGGACGTCCACCCATGTACCAGCAAC GTGCTGAAAACAACAAGACTGTGTCCCCAGTGCCCGCTTCCACAGTTAGTGCGGATCAACCAGGAGAGCCGGCCGCCAGTGAAGAAGTCACCGATGGACAAACCCCGGCATCCAGTGTTCCGCCCTCCGGTGGATCTGCTTCCAGCAATGGTGGTGGACCTCCACCCTACATGGGTCGCGGGCGCGGACGCGGTGGACCCTTCAGTGGACGCGGACGTGGTGGCGGCTACAACCCGCACATGaacggcagcggcggcggcagcatgTACGGAGGTCCTCACGGACACCATAGCAACTCGATGGGCGGAGGTCCGGGCGGAGATCACGGATCAATGCCTCGACGCGGAGCCCCACGCGGTAGGGGCGGTTACAATCAAG CTCTCAAACGCGGCGCACCCGGTGGTCCTGGACCCAAACGTGGACGCTACGAGGGCGGTCCTTACAGCCAGAGACCCATGACGCCCAAGTATCACAGTTCCCAGCAGCATatgggcggcggcggtggtggcggaAGCATGGCACCCCCATCCTCTTACGGATCACCCCCGAGCCATCATGCTCCTGCTCAGAG CCACCATGGATACCAGGCACACGACCAGACCCAGCAGGTGGATCCATACGCCCAGAGCGGCTACAGTTCCCAGACAGCCCAGCAGGGCTACAACGGCTACGGCCAGAGTAGCGGCAGCAGCTACACTAGCCACACTTCGACTACTGCGCCAGCTAGCGGCAGCTATGGGGCTCATCAAGGCACAGAGTACGATCAAAGCCAGTACCAGAGCTACAA CTCCACAGGCTACACTGCGCAACAAGACACGCGCTACCAGTACGGTCAGGACTATAGCCAGCAATACGGCTCGACTGCCGTTGACTATAACGCCACAGGTCAGGCTGACTACAGTCAGCAAGCGAGCGCAGGCTACGATGAACGCTCCTATGCGGGCTATG ATTCGCAAGCCTATTCTCAGAACTATTCGGGTACAGCTGGTTACTACTAA
- the LOC108122158 gene encoding uncharacterized protein isoform X4 — MDGPQVSSPPVGGPRGGGGGYRGRGGGAPMRGGFDRGRGRGRGGHFMGMRGGGGMGGGPPMGGGMMSGPPRGMRGPRGGPGYQGRGGGGYQPRGGGPMGMRGGRPPMYQQRAENNKTVSPVPASTVSADQPGEPAASEEVTDGQTPASSVPPSGGSASSNGGGPPPYMGRGRGRGGPFSGRGRGGGYNPHMNGSGGGSMYGGPHGHHSNSMGGGPGGDHGSMPRRGAPRGRGGYNQGMSRPPLHHHHQAHNSNTQLAPVPALKRGAPGGPGPKRGRYEGGPYSQRPMTPKYHSSQQHMGGGGGGGSMAPPSSYGSPPSHHAPAQSHHGYQAHDQTQQVDPYAQSGYSSQTAQQGYNGYGQSSGSSYTSHTSTTAPASGSYGAHQGTEYDQSQYQSYNSTGYTAQQDTRYQYGQDYSQQYGSTAVDYNATGQADYSQQASAGYDERSYAGYDSQAYSQNYSGTAGYY; from the exons ATGGATGGACCACAAGTGTCTTCCCCTCCGGTCGGTGGGCCAcgtggtggtggcggtggataCCGCGGACGCGGTGGTGGAGCCCCGATGCGGGGAGGATTCGATCGAGGCCGTGGACGCGGACGTGGTGGCCACTTTATGGGCATGCGAGGGGGCGGTGGAATGGGTGGCGGACCACCCATGGGTGGTGGTATGATGTCTGGGCCGCCACGCGGAATGCGCGGTCCTCGCGGTGGCCCTGGGTACCAGGGCCGCGGGGGTGGTGGCTACCAGCCGCGTGGTGGTGGTCCGATGGGAATGAGGGGTGGACGTCCACCCATGTACCAGCAAC GTGCTGAAAACAACAAGACTGTGTCCCCAGTGCCCGCTTCCACAGTTAGTGCGGATCAACCAGGAGAGCCGGCCGCCAGTGAAGAAGTCACCGATGGACAAACCCCGGCATCCAGTGTTCCGCCCTCCGGTGGATCTGCTTCCAGCAATGGTGGTGGACCTCCACCCTACATGGGTCGCGGGCGCGGACGCGGTGGACCCTTCAGTGGACGCGGACGTGGTGGCGGCTACAACCCGCACATGaacggcagcggcggcggcagcatgTACGGAGGTCCTCACGGACACCATAGCAACTCGATGGGCGGAGGTCCGGGCGGAGATCACGGATCAATGCCTCGACGCGGAGCCCCACGCGGTAGGGGCGGTTACAATCAAGGTATGAGTCGGCCCCCCTTGCATCACCATCATCAGGCACATAATTCCAATACACAACTTGCACCGGTACCAGCTCTCAAACGCGGCGCACCCGGTGGTCCTGGACCCAAACGTGGACGCTACGAGGGCGGTCCTTACAGCCAGAGACCCATGACGCCCAAGTATCACAGTTCCCAGCAGCATatgggcggcggcggtggtggcggaAGCATGGCACCCCCATCCTCTTACGGATCACCCCCGAGCCATCATGCTCCTGCTCAGAG CCACCATGGATACCAGGCACACGACCAGACCCAGCAGGTGGATCCATACGCCCAGAGCGGCTACAGTTCCCAGACAGCCCAGCAGGGCTACAACGGCTACGGCCAGAGTAGCGGCAGCAGCTACACTAGCCACACTTCGACTACTGCGCCAGCTAGCGGCAGCTATGGGGCTCATCAAGGCACAGAGTACGATCAAAGCCAGTACCAGAGCTACAA CTCCACAGGCTACACTGCGCAACAAGACACGCGCTACCAGTACGGTCAGGACTATAGCCAGCAATACGGCTCGACTGCCGTTGACTATAACGCCACAGGTCAGGCTGACTACAGTCAGCAAGCGAGCGCAGGCTACGATGAACGCTCCTATGCGGGCTATG ATTCGCAAGCCTATTCTCAGAACTATTCGGGTACAGCTGGTTACTACTAA
- the LOC108122158 gene encoding uncharacterized protein isoform X1, with product MDGPQVSSPPVGGPRGGGGGYRGRGGGAPMRGGFDRGRGRGRGGHFMGMRGGGGMGGGPPMGGGMMSGPPRGMRGPRGGPGYQGRGGGGYQPRGGGPMGMRGGRPPMYQQPPKQHTGAENNKTVSPVPASTVSADQPGEPAASEEVTDGQTPASSVPPSGGSASSNGGGPPPYMGRGRGRGGPFSGRGRGGGYNPHMNGSGGGSMYGGPHGHHSNSMGGGPGGDHGSMPRRGAPRGRGGYNQGMSRPPLHHHHQAHNSNTQLAPVPALKRGAPGGPGPKRGRYEGGPYSQRPMTPKYHSSQQHMGGGGGGGSMAPPSSYGSPPSHHAPAQSHHGYQAHDQTQQVDPYAQSGYSSQTAQQGYNGYGQSSGSSYTSHTSTTAPASGSYGAHQGTEYDQSQYQSYNSSTGYTAQQDTRYQYGQDYSQQYGSTAVDYNATGQADYSQQASAGYDERSYAGYDSQAYSQNYSGTAGYY from the exons ATGGATGGACCACAAGTGTCTTCCCCTCCGGTCGGTGGGCCAcgtggtggtggcggtggataCCGCGGACGCGGTGGTGGAGCCCCGATGCGGGGAGGATTCGATCGAGGCCGTGGACGCGGACGTGGTGGCCACTTTATGGGCATGCGAGGGGGCGGTGGAATGGGTGGCGGACCACCCATGGGTGGTGGTATGATGTCTGGGCCGCCACGCGGAATGCGCGGTCCTCGCGGTGGCCCTGGGTACCAGGGCCGCGGGGGTGGTGGCTACCAGCCGCGTGGTGGTGGTCCGATGGGAATGAGGGGTGGACGTCCACCCATGTACCAGCAAC CTCCCAAACAACACACAGGTGCTGAAAACAACAAGACTGTGTCCCCAGTGCCCGCTTCCACAGTTAGTGCGGATCAACCAGGAGAGCCGGCCGCCAGTGAAGAAGTCACCGATGGACAAACCCCGGCATCCAGTGTTCCGCCCTCCGGTGGATCTGCTTCCAGCAATGGTGGTGGACCTCCACCCTACATGGGTCGCGGGCGCGGACGCGGTGGACCCTTCAGTGGACGCGGACGTGGTGGCGGCTACAACCCGCACATGaacggcagcggcggcggcagcatgTACGGAGGTCCTCACGGACACCATAGCAACTCGATGGGCGGAGGTCCGGGCGGAGATCACGGATCAATGCCTCGACGCGGAGCCCCACGCGGTAGGGGCGGTTACAATCAAGGTATGAGTCGGCCCCCCTTGCATCACCATCATCAGGCACATAATTCCAATACACAACTTGCACCGGTACCAGCTCTCAAACGCGGCGCACCCGGTGGTCCTGGACCCAAACGTGGACGCTACGAGGGCGGTCCTTACAGCCAGAGACCCATGACGCCCAAGTATCACAGTTCCCAGCAGCATatgggcggcggcggtggtggcggaAGCATGGCACCCCCATCCTCTTACGGATCACCCCCGAGCCATCATGCTCCTGCTCAGAG CCACCATGGATACCAGGCACACGACCAGACCCAGCAGGTGGATCCATACGCCCAGAGCGGCTACAGTTCCCAGACAGCCCAGCAGGGCTACAACGGCTACGGCCAGAGTAGCGGCAGCAGCTACACTAGCCACACTTCGACTACTGCGCCAGCTAGCGGCAGCTATGGGGCTCATCAAGGCACAGAGTACGATCAAAGCCAGTACCAGAGCTACAA CAGCTCCACAGGCTACACTGCGCAACAAGACACGCGCTACCAGTACGGTCAGGACTATAGCCAGCAATACGGCTCGACTGCCGTTGACTATAACGCCACAGGTCAGGCTGACTACAGTCAGCAAGCGAGCGCAGGCTACGATGAACGCTCCTATGCGGGCTATG ATTCGCAAGCCTATTCTCAGAACTATTCGGGTACAGCTGGTTACTACTAA
- the LOC108122158 gene encoding uncharacterized protein isoform X2 translates to MDGPQVSSPPVGGPRGGGGGYRGRGGGAPMRGGFDRGRGRGRGGHFMGMRGGGGMGGGPPMGGGMMSGPPRGMRGPRGGPGYQGRGGGGYQPRGGGPMGMRGGRPPMYQQPPKQHTGAENNKTVSPVPASTVSADQPGEPAASEEVTDGQTPASSVPPSGGSASSNGGGPPPYMGRGRGRGGPFSGRGRGGGYNPHMNGSGGGSMYGGPHGHHSNSMGGGPGGDHGSMPRRGAPRGRGGYNQGMSRPPLHHHHQAHNSNTQLAPVPALKRGAPGGPGPKRGRYEGGPYSQRPMTPKYHSSQQHMGGGGGGGSMAPPSSYGSPPSHHAPAQSHHGYQAHDQTQQVDPYAQSGYSSQTAQQGYNGYGQSSGSSYTSHTSTTAPASGSYGAHQGTEYDQSQYQSYNSTGYTAQQDTRYQYGQDYSQQYGSTAVDYNATGQADYSQQASAGYDERSYAGYDSQAYSQNYSGTAGYY, encoded by the exons ATGGATGGACCACAAGTGTCTTCCCCTCCGGTCGGTGGGCCAcgtggtggtggcggtggataCCGCGGACGCGGTGGTGGAGCCCCGATGCGGGGAGGATTCGATCGAGGCCGTGGACGCGGACGTGGTGGCCACTTTATGGGCATGCGAGGGGGCGGTGGAATGGGTGGCGGACCACCCATGGGTGGTGGTATGATGTCTGGGCCGCCACGCGGAATGCGCGGTCCTCGCGGTGGCCCTGGGTACCAGGGCCGCGGGGGTGGTGGCTACCAGCCGCGTGGTGGTGGTCCGATGGGAATGAGGGGTGGACGTCCACCCATGTACCAGCAAC CTCCCAAACAACACACAGGTGCTGAAAACAACAAGACTGTGTCCCCAGTGCCCGCTTCCACAGTTAGTGCGGATCAACCAGGAGAGCCGGCCGCCAGTGAAGAAGTCACCGATGGACAAACCCCGGCATCCAGTGTTCCGCCCTCCGGTGGATCTGCTTCCAGCAATGGTGGTGGACCTCCACCCTACATGGGTCGCGGGCGCGGACGCGGTGGACCCTTCAGTGGACGCGGACGTGGTGGCGGCTACAACCCGCACATGaacggcagcggcggcggcagcatgTACGGAGGTCCTCACGGACACCATAGCAACTCGATGGGCGGAGGTCCGGGCGGAGATCACGGATCAATGCCTCGACGCGGAGCCCCACGCGGTAGGGGCGGTTACAATCAAGGTATGAGTCGGCCCCCCTTGCATCACCATCATCAGGCACATAATTCCAATACACAACTTGCACCGGTACCAGCTCTCAAACGCGGCGCACCCGGTGGTCCTGGACCCAAACGTGGACGCTACGAGGGCGGTCCTTACAGCCAGAGACCCATGACGCCCAAGTATCACAGTTCCCAGCAGCATatgggcggcggcggtggtggcggaAGCATGGCACCCCCATCCTCTTACGGATCACCCCCGAGCCATCATGCTCCTGCTCAGAG CCACCATGGATACCAGGCACACGACCAGACCCAGCAGGTGGATCCATACGCCCAGAGCGGCTACAGTTCCCAGACAGCCCAGCAGGGCTACAACGGCTACGGCCAGAGTAGCGGCAGCAGCTACACTAGCCACACTTCGACTACTGCGCCAGCTAGCGGCAGCTATGGGGCTCATCAAGGCACAGAGTACGATCAAAGCCAGTACCAGAGCTACAA CTCCACAGGCTACACTGCGCAACAAGACACGCGCTACCAGTACGGTCAGGACTATAGCCAGCAATACGGCTCGACTGCCGTTGACTATAACGCCACAGGTCAGGCTGACTACAGTCAGCAAGCGAGCGCAGGCTACGATGAACGCTCCTATGCGGGCTATG ATTCGCAAGCCTATTCTCAGAACTATTCGGGTACAGCTGGTTACTACTAA
- the LOC108122158 gene encoding uncharacterized protein isoform X3, which yields MDGPQVSSPPVGGPRGGGGGYRGRGGGAPMRGGFDRGRGRGRGGHFMGMRGGGGMGGGPPMGGGMMSGPPRGMRGPRGGPGYQGRGGGGYQPRGGGPMGMRGGRPPMYQQRAENNKTVSPVPASTVSADQPGEPAASEEVTDGQTPASSVPPSGGSASSNGGGPPPYMGRGRGRGGPFSGRGRGGGYNPHMNGSGGGSMYGGPHGHHSNSMGGGPGGDHGSMPRRGAPRGRGGYNQGMSRPPLHHHHQAHNSNTQLAPVPALKRGAPGGPGPKRGRYEGGPYSQRPMTPKYHSSQQHMGGGGGGGSMAPPSSYGSPPSHHAPAQSHHGYQAHDQTQQVDPYAQSGYSSQTAQQGYNGYGQSSGSSYTSHTSTTAPASGSYGAHQGTEYDQSQYQSYNSSTGYTAQQDTRYQYGQDYSQQYGSTAVDYNATGQADYSQQASAGYDERSYAGYDSQAYSQNYSGTAGYY from the exons ATGGATGGACCACAAGTGTCTTCCCCTCCGGTCGGTGGGCCAcgtggtggtggcggtggataCCGCGGACGCGGTGGTGGAGCCCCGATGCGGGGAGGATTCGATCGAGGCCGTGGACGCGGACGTGGTGGCCACTTTATGGGCATGCGAGGGGGCGGTGGAATGGGTGGCGGACCACCCATGGGTGGTGGTATGATGTCTGGGCCGCCACGCGGAATGCGCGGTCCTCGCGGTGGCCCTGGGTACCAGGGCCGCGGGGGTGGTGGCTACCAGCCGCGTGGTGGTGGTCCGATGGGAATGAGGGGTGGACGTCCACCCATGTACCAGCAAC GTGCTGAAAACAACAAGACTGTGTCCCCAGTGCCCGCTTCCACAGTTAGTGCGGATCAACCAGGAGAGCCGGCCGCCAGTGAAGAAGTCACCGATGGACAAACCCCGGCATCCAGTGTTCCGCCCTCCGGTGGATCTGCTTCCAGCAATGGTGGTGGACCTCCACCCTACATGGGTCGCGGGCGCGGACGCGGTGGACCCTTCAGTGGACGCGGACGTGGTGGCGGCTACAACCCGCACATGaacggcagcggcggcggcagcatgTACGGAGGTCCTCACGGACACCATAGCAACTCGATGGGCGGAGGTCCGGGCGGAGATCACGGATCAATGCCTCGACGCGGAGCCCCACGCGGTAGGGGCGGTTACAATCAAGGTATGAGTCGGCCCCCCTTGCATCACCATCATCAGGCACATAATTCCAATACACAACTTGCACCGGTACCAGCTCTCAAACGCGGCGCACCCGGTGGTCCTGGACCCAAACGTGGACGCTACGAGGGCGGTCCTTACAGCCAGAGACCCATGACGCCCAAGTATCACAGTTCCCAGCAGCATatgggcggcggcggtggtggcggaAGCATGGCACCCCCATCCTCTTACGGATCACCCCCGAGCCATCATGCTCCTGCTCAGAG CCACCATGGATACCAGGCACACGACCAGACCCAGCAGGTGGATCCATACGCCCAGAGCGGCTACAGTTCCCAGACAGCCCAGCAGGGCTACAACGGCTACGGCCAGAGTAGCGGCAGCAGCTACACTAGCCACACTTCGACTACTGCGCCAGCTAGCGGCAGCTATGGGGCTCATCAAGGCACAGAGTACGATCAAAGCCAGTACCAGAGCTACAA CAGCTCCACAGGCTACACTGCGCAACAAGACACGCGCTACCAGTACGGTCAGGACTATAGCCAGCAATACGGCTCGACTGCCGTTGACTATAACGCCACAGGTCAGGCTGACTACAGTCAGCAAGCGAGCGCAGGCTACGATGAACGCTCCTATGCGGGCTATG ATTCGCAAGCCTATTCTCAGAACTATTCGGGTACAGCTGGTTACTACTAA